In Fibrobacter sp. UWP2, the sequence CAAGCGACAGGACATCATCAATCGGGAAGCCAAGTTGGAAATCGCCCGCATTGCCAAGGCCCGTCGCTGATTATAGCATTGCTCTTGATGGTCGGCTGGGCTCTCTGTTTTGCCGACGTCAACGCCGTGGATGCCGAAGCGTTCGCCAAAAAGGCGGGCGCGTCGTTCCACTGGTTCCCCGTGCAAAAGACGTTCATTTTGGTGACGGCGAAGGACACCGCAAAGTTTGCCGTGGGCATTCCCTACGCTGCGGTCAACGGCAAGGCGATTGACTTGATTGCAAGCCCCGCACTCGAGGACGGGCATTTGTGGATTGCCGAAGACGATGCGAACAAGCTCTTCAAGGCGAGCTCCCCCACCAGTTCCGCGGCGACGCTTTCCAGTTCCGCGGCGGCATTGAGCGGAGCGACCTCCAGTGTTGCGACTTCGAGCGCCTCGGTGTCGAGCACTGCGGCTTCAAGCACCTCCATGTCCGTTGCAGTCAAGGCACCCAAGAACGAGACCGCGGGCACCCGCGAAGTGAAGACCATCGTCATTGACCCGGGGCATGGCGGCAAAGACACCGGCGCCCTCGGCAAAAAAGGGCAAGAAAAGGACATTGTGCTCGCCGTCTCCAAACTCCTCAAAAAGGAACTCGAAAAGGAAGGCTTCAACGTAAAGCTCACCCGCGACAAGGACGTGTTCATTGAACTCGGCCAACGCGCGAACCTCGCGAACCAGTGGGACGGAGACCTCTTTATCAGTGTACACTGCAACGCCATCGACGCGACGCCCGAACGCAAAAAGCAAATCCACGGTTTCCACTTTTATGTGCTGCGTGCGCCCGAGAGCGAAGAGGACAAGGCCATTGCCCGCCGCGAAAACAAGGTGGCGACACTCTACGGCGAAAAGAACGCCAAGGAGGAACTCTCCCCGCTCGAGTGGTTCAAGCTGGAGGCTCGCCTGGAGAAGTACAAGCAGAACAGCTACATGTTCACCGAGGAACTCCTGAAGAGCTTTGACGGCGGCAAAATCACCCGCCAGGGCGGCGGCGTCGGTGGCGCCGGCTTCATGGTCCTCGTGGGCGCGATGATGCCCGCCGTACTCATAGAGCTCGGGTTCATCAGCAACATTGACGACGAAGCCTACATGATGACGGACAAGGGCCAAAAGGACCTCGCCTCGCGCATTTC encodes:
- a CDS encoding N-acetylmuramoyl-L-alanine amidase, with the protein product MVGWALCFADVNAVDAEAFAKKAGASFHWFPVQKTFILVTAKDTAKFAVGIPYAAVNGKAIDLIASPALEDGHLWIAEDDANKLFKASSPTSSAATLSSSAAALSGATSSVATSSASVSSTAASSTSMSVAVKAPKNETAGTREVKTIVIDPGHGGKDTGALGKKGQEKDIVLAVSKLLKKELEKEGFNVKLTRDKDVFIELGQRANLANQWDGDLFISVHCNAIDATPERKKQIHGFHFYVLRAPESEEDKAIARRENKVATLYGEKNAKEELSPLEWFKLEARLEKYKQNSYMFTEELLKSFDGGKITRQGGGVGGAGFMVLVGAMMPAVLIELGFISNIDDEAYMMTDKGQKDLASRISKAVANYKGAVHNYRETLGR